Proteins from one Desulfocurvus vexinensis DSM 17965 genomic window:
- a CDS encoding c-type heme family protein, whose amino-acid sequence MRVSRPKTIQTKFLMGLAAIALGGGLLFSLGLYVHLRGLLESEVADKAEMVLDQVEAVRRYVRDTLRPAMYEVLPAHEFVIEAMSTSYVSRKVMEQTDLSTAQVNYRRVAVGARNPRFEADDRELALIEHFRANPDQERLSRFEKIDGVEYYITAKPVRYVAECMNCHGDPDAAPTVLLERYGSGRGFGHELDSLAGVTSVALPVHSALTRIRGATLGFVLLSVFGTLLCFGVVNMLFNRVVVFNLRRVLDVFPLYFKEQAQSPILSRVNNLGDMDEGDEIDEIMHAVEEMARTLASARQELEHYAHNLRRMVDERTKDLSLEAMERRSDVLLFVSLLDALKTSQTRRELIETALPSIGTRYGASRAAFICTVSSQNFFSWPEKDRRPDLPADWGRVVAEARPVMTHDTALIPVQPSDSALEGYLCLYWDAEAETEPGQMRDVLIALGRQMGIAMENLNALDTLLRQNTMLESIFEGIADPLLLMDGSCSVIMANEAARQLAADENTSVSAGDGLLARMLGIDPASGEGCPLRRVLLQGRPASYEATLPGPRSFALSIYPLPGSQGRGGRVVVYARENTAEKRMLESIQQSEKLVTVGKLAAGLAHEINNPLGIILCYAELLRAAADSDQQRADVDVIIRHTKRAQRVMQDLLNFARPRGGGHGPCDPVSVVAVLADVFSLQAQKAGATLETALPPDLPQLAISAEALEQTVGNLLLNALDAVSQDPAAPGRITIGASHDPQTGTVTITTADNGPGIAPEHLRRIFDPFFTTKEVGKGTGLGLAVAYGLVQQAGGSIEAASDGGAVFTLTLPVAAPAAPAAPGDAP is encoded by the coding sequence ATGCGCGTATCCCGACCCAAGACCATCCAGACCAAGTTCCTCATGGGCCTGGCGGCCATCGCCCTGGGCGGCGGCCTGCTGTTCTCCCTGGGGCTGTACGTCCACCTGCGCGGGCTGCTGGAGTCCGAGGTGGCCGACAAGGCCGAGATGGTCCTGGACCAGGTGGAGGCCGTGCGCCGCTATGTGCGCGACACCCTGCGCCCGGCCATGTACGAGGTGCTGCCCGCCCACGAATTCGTCATCGAGGCCATGAGCACCTCCTACGTGTCGCGCAAGGTCATGGAGCAGACCGACCTGTCCACGGCCCAGGTCAACTACCGCCGCGTGGCCGTGGGCGCACGCAATCCGCGCTTCGAGGCCGACGACCGCGAGCTGGCGCTCATCGAACACTTCCGCGCCAACCCCGACCAGGAGCGCCTGTCGCGTTTCGAGAAGATCGACGGCGTGGAATACTACATCACCGCCAAGCCCGTGCGCTACGTGGCCGAGTGCATGAACTGCCACGGCGACCCCGACGCCGCGCCCACGGTGCTGCTGGAGCGCTACGGCTCCGGGCGCGGCTTCGGCCACGAGCTGGACTCCCTGGCCGGGGTCACCTCCGTGGCCCTGCCCGTGCACAGCGCGCTGACGCGCATCCGCGGCGCCACCCTGGGCTTCGTGCTGCTGTCGGTTTTCGGCACGCTGCTGTGCTTCGGCGTGGTCAACATGCTGTTCAACCGCGTGGTGGTCTTCAACCTGCGCCGCGTGCTCGACGTGTTTCCCCTCTACTTCAAGGAGCAGGCCCAGAGCCCGATCCTCTCGCGGGTGAACAACCTGGGCGACATGGACGAGGGCGACGAGATCGACGAGATCATGCACGCCGTGGAGGAGATGGCCAGGACCCTGGCCAGCGCCCGCCAGGAGCTGGAACACTACGCCCACAACCTGCGGCGCATGGTGGACGAGCGCACCAAGGACCTCTCCCTGGAGGCCATGGAGCGCAGAAGCGACGTGCTGCTCTTCGTCTCGCTGCTCGACGCCCTGAAGACCTCCCAGACCCGGCGCGAGCTCATCGAAACGGCCCTGCCCAGCATCGGCACGCGCTACGGCGCCTCGCGCGCGGCGTTCATCTGCACAGTGTCCTCGCAGAACTTCTTCTCCTGGCCGGAAAAGGACCGCCGCCCCGACCTGCCTGCGGACTGGGGCCGCGTGGTGGCCGAGGCCCGGCCCGTGATGACCCACGACACCGCGCTCATCCCCGTGCAGCCTTCGGACTCGGCCCTGGAAGGCTACCTGTGCCTGTACTGGGACGCCGAGGCCGAGACCGAGCCCGGCCAGATGCGCGACGTGCTCATCGCCCTGGGCCGCCAGATGGGCATCGCCATGGAGAACCTGAACGCCCTGGACACCCTGCTGCGCCAGAACACCATGCTCGAATCCATCTTCGAGGGCATCGCCGACCCGCTGCTGCTCATGGACGGCTCGTGCAGCGTGATCATGGCCAACGAGGCCGCCCGCCAGCTCGCCGCCGACGAGAACACCTCCGTGTCCGCCGGAGACGGGCTGCTGGCCCGGATGCTGGGCATCGACCCCGCCTCGGGCGAGGGCTGCCCCCTGCGCCGGGTGCTGCTCCAGGGACGCCCCGCGTCCTACGAGGCCACCCTGCCCGGGCCGCGTTCCTTCGCCCTGAGCATCTACCCGCTGCCCGGCTCCCAGGGCCGGGGCGGGCGGGTGGTCGTCTACGCCCGCGAGAACACCGCCGAGAAGCGGATGCTCGAAAGCATCCAGCAGAGCGAGAAGCTCGTCACCGTGGGCAAGCTCGCCGCCGGGCTGGCCCACGAGATCAACAACCCCCTGGGCATCATCCTGTGCTACGCCGAGCTGTTGCGCGCGGCGGCGGACTCGGACCAGCAGCGCGCCGACGTGGACGTGATCATCCGCCACACCAAGCGCGCCCAGCGCGTGATGCAGGACCTGCTCAACTTCGCCCGTCCGCGCGGTGGCGGCCACGGCCCCTGCGACCCGGTGAGCGTCGTCGCCGTGCTGGCCGACGTGTTCTCGCTCCAGGCCCAGAAGGCGGGCGCGACCCTGGAGACCGCCCTGCCGCCGGACCTGCCCCAGCTGGCCATCTCCGCCGAGGCCCTGGAGCAGACCGTGGGCAACCTCTTGCTCAACGCCCTGGACGCCGTGTCGCAGGACCCCGCCGCCCCCGGGCGCATCACCATCGGCGCCAGCCACGACCCCCAGACCGGCACCGTGACCATCACCACCGCCGACAACGGCCCGGGCATCGCCCCCGAGCACCTGCGGCGCATCTTCGACCCCTTCTTCACCACCAAGGAGGTGGGCAAGGGCACCGGCCTGGGCCTGGCCGTGGCCTACGGCCTGGTGCAGCAGGCCGGGGGCAGCATCGAGGCCGCCAGCGACGGTGGCGCCGTGTTCACCCTGACCCTGCCCGTGGCCGCCCCCGCCGCCCCCGCCGCCCCAGGAGACGCTCCATGA
- a CDS encoding sigma-54-dependent transcriptional regulator — translation MTTPQETILIVDDQAVFAQGLARLLDTEFPGVHSVVATSGQQALDILAARPVALMLSDLRMPGLSGMELLARALEAEPALSVVMITGYGSIETAVEALKAGAYDFLTKPVDRESLVRVAAKGLERARLLGENRRLRALVAQAGSLQTLLGRSQAMNRLRESIAAVAASDYTVLIGGESGTGKEMVARTIHNSSPRAAQALVSVNCPAIPDHLLESELFGHVKGAFTGADRNRKGLFLAAHGGTLLLDEIGDIPMNVQTKLLRVLQEREVRPVGANESTPVDVRILASTNQNLEAKMQAGAFREDLFYRLNVLHIHVPPLRQRADDVPLLAHHFLTEACRDMGLPPKDIAPEVLAFLAARPWPGNVRELQNFMRRLAVFARTETVDLPLARLADSNGPGDPGDDHLPPYKDAKTKILDDFTRTYVRQLLAITEGNISQAARISGLERVSLQKILRRLDIDAERYR, via the coding sequence ATGACCACGCCCCAGGAGACCATCCTCATCGTCGATGACCAGGCCGTGTTCGCCCAGGGCCTGGCCCGGCTGCTGGACACGGAGTTCCCCGGCGTGCACAGCGTGGTGGCCACCAGCGGCCAGCAGGCCCTGGACATCCTGGCCGCCCGGCCTGTGGCGCTGATGCTTTCCGACCTGCGCATGCCCGGCCTGTCGGGCATGGAGCTGCTGGCCCGCGCCCTGGAGGCCGAGCCCGCCCTGTCCGTGGTCATGATCACCGGCTACGGGTCCATCGAGACCGCCGTGGAGGCCCTGAAGGCCGGGGCCTACGATTTCCTGACCAAGCCCGTGGACCGCGAGAGCCTGGTGCGCGTGGCGGCCAAGGGCCTGGAGCGCGCCCGGCTGCTGGGCGAGAACCGCCGCCTGCGCGCCCTGGTGGCCCAGGCCGGGTCCTTGCAGACCCTGCTGGGCCGCTCCCAGGCCATGAACCGCCTGCGCGAGTCCATCGCCGCCGTGGCCGCCAGCGACTACACCGTGCTCATCGGCGGCGAGTCGGGCACCGGCAAGGAGATGGTCGCGCGCACCATCCACAACTCCTCGCCGCGCGCGGCCCAGGCCCTGGTCAGCGTCAACTGCCCGGCCATCCCCGACCACCTGCTGGAATCCGAGCTGTTCGGCCACGTCAAGGGCGCCTTCACCGGCGCGGACCGCAACCGCAAGGGCCTGTTCCTGGCCGCCCACGGCGGCACCCTGCTGCTGGACGAGATCGGCGACATCCCCATGAACGTGCAGACCAAGCTGCTGCGCGTGCTCCAGGAGCGCGAGGTCCGGCCCGTGGGCGCCAACGAGAGCACCCCCGTGGACGTGCGCATCCTGGCCTCCACCAACCAGAACCTCGAGGCCAAGATGCAGGCCGGGGCCTTCCGCGAAGACCTCTTCTACCGCCTGAACGTCCTGCATATCCACGTGCCGCCCCTGCGCCAGCGCGCCGACGACGTGCCGCTGCTGGCCCACCACTTCCTCACCGAGGCCTGCCGCGACATGGGTCTGCCGCCCAAGGACATCGCCCCCGAGGTCCTGGCCTTCCTGGCCGCGCGGCCCTGGCCCGGCAACGTCCGCGAGCTGCAGAACTTCATGCGCCGCCTGGCCGTCTTCGCGCGCACCGAAACCGTGGACCTGCCCCTGGCCCGGCTGGCCGACAGCAACGGCCCGGGCGACCCCGGCGACGACCACCTGCCGCCCTACAAGGACGCCAAGACCAAGATCCTCGACGACTTCACCCGCACCTATGTGCGCCAGCTCCTGGCCATCACCGAGGGCAACATCTCCCAGGCCGCGCGCATCTCGGGCCTGGAGCGCGTGTCGTTGCAGAAGATCCTGCGCCGCCTGGACATCGACGCCGAACGCTACCGCTAG
- a CDS encoding EAL domain-containing protein: MTRKRRTASPLEPATTPGLCPCADLLAAAFEQGPAMALLVDATGTTRYASPALRTQAPGGLGDFDFTRTPLGDAGALLREVVGGERPWAGEVPLRCAGADRWLRASFSPLPGGDGAPALALGLFEDVTPTRLAEQAHRRSETLLTVLYRISNTVHVTRDLPDLYAAIHAILRDVIDATNFFIALVDEERDRLIFPYFEDTVDRAAYAIEGISDPATQSLTLWVIRSGKPLLVRKDELATLFAKGRPGASGVVGTAAEIWLGVPLVVEGKTIGAMAVQDYSDPDHYGQREVHLMTAISEQVAMAIERKRMEQALRVSEKRYRTVSDSAFNMETWRAPDGTLIYVSPSCQRITGYPPEAFMSDPYLMEHIIHRDDLPLWREFVADPCSSAGESMDFRIFREDGRMHWLSVVSQAVTDDDGSCLGLRCSMRDITDQKTMEKQLRYESLHDSLTGLANRSLCLDRIRQTMERSKRRDDHFYALAFLDIDRFRVVNDSLGHQMGDALLREVSYRLLRCVRSLDTVSRYAGDEYVIVFDELVSPREAIGVAKRIRQVLAEPFHLGDQEIRITVSMGIVLSPMPDLSPEAVLQNANIAMHHAIRAGGNRMKVFNPRMFQLAVEAMTMERDLRRGIERDEFFLQYQPIVNLRDDRLIGFEALVRWNHPQRGVLSPGLFIPVAEDSGHIIDLGLIILRKACETMARWLARYPGQDHLHMSVNLSPRQFSQQSLVEQITCILEESHLAPHHLKLEITESTIMDNAEGALSMLRRLKTLGIKLSIDDFGTGYSSLSYLQKFPVDTLKVDRSFICDMARNAENTAIVRAVVVLAKSMGLDVVAEGVEEREQMTLLRGLDCDNVQGFYLSHPLDPDSADALLARSA, from the coding sequence ATGACCCGCAAGCGGCGCACAGCATCCCCCCTCGAACCCGCCACCACGCCGGGCCTTTGCCCCTGCGCGGACCTGCTGGCCGCCGCCTTCGAGCAGGGCCCGGCCATGGCCCTGCTGGTGGACGCCACGGGCACCACGCGCTACGCCAGCCCGGCCCTGCGCACCCAGGCCCCCGGGGGCCTGGGCGACTTCGATTTCACCCGCACGCCCCTGGGCGACGCCGGGGCCCTGCTGCGCGAGGTCGTAGGCGGGGAGCGGCCCTGGGCCGGCGAGGTGCCGCTGCGCTGCGCCGGGGCGGACCGCTGGCTGCGGGCCTCGTTTTCGCCGCTGCCCGGGGGCGACGGCGCCCCGGCCCTGGCCCTGGGCCTGTTCGAGGACGTGACGCCCACCCGCCTGGCCGAGCAGGCCCACCGCCGCAGCGAAACCCTGCTCACCGTGCTCTACCGCATCTCCAACACGGTGCACGTCACCCGCGACCTGCCCGACCTCTACGCCGCCATCCACGCCATCCTGCGCGACGTGATCGACGCCACGAACTTCTTCATCGCCCTGGTGGACGAGGAGCGCGACCGCCTGATCTTCCCCTACTTCGAGGACACGGTGGACCGCGCGGCCTACGCCATCGAGGGCATCTCCGACCCCGCCACCCAGAGCCTGACCCTGTGGGTCATCCGCTCGGGCAAGCCGCTGCTGGTGCGCAAGGACGAGCTGGCGACCCTGTTCGCCAAGGGCCGCCCGGGCGCCTCGGGTGTGGTGGGCACGGCGGCGGAAATCTGGCTCGGCGTGCCCCTGGTGGTCGAGGGCAAGACCATCGGCGCCATGGCCGTGCAGGACTACAGCGACCCCGACCACTACGGCCAGCGCGAGGTCCATCTGATGACGGCCATCTCCGAGCAGGTGGCCATGGCCATCGAGCGCAAGCGCATGGAGCAGGCCCTGCGCGTGTCGGAGAAGCGCTACCGCACGGTGTCCGACTCGGCCTTCAACATGGAGACCTGGCGCGCGCCCGACGGCACGCTCATCTACGTCTCGCCCTCGTGCCAGCGCATCACCGGCTACCCGCCCGAGGCCTTCATGAGCGACCCCTACCTCATGGAGCACATCATCCACCGCGACGACCTGCCCCTGTGGCGCGAATTCGTGGCCGACCCGTGCAGCAGCGCCGGGGAGAGCATGGATTTCCGCATCTTCCGCGAGGACGGGCGCATGCATTGGCTCTCGGTGGTCAGCCAGGCCGTGACCGACGACGACGGCTCCTGCCTTGGCCTGCGCTGCAGCATGCGCGACATCACCGACCAGAAGACCATGGAAAAGCAGCTGCGCTACGAGAGCCTGCACGACTCGCTCACCGGGCTGGCCAACCGCTCCCTGTGCCTGGACCGCATCCGCCAGACCATGGAGCGCTCCAAGCGCCGCGACGACCACTTCTACGCCCTGGCCTTCCTGGACATCGACCGCTTCCGCGTGGTCAACGACAGCCTGGGCCACCAGATGGGCGACGCCCTGCTGCGCGAGGTCAGCTACCGGCTCTTGCGCTGCGTGCGCAGCCTGGACACCGTGTCGCGCTACGCGGGCGACGAGTACGTCATCGTCTTCGACGAGCTGGTCTCCCCGCGCGAGGCCATCGGCGTGGCCAAGCGCATCCGCCAGGTGCTGGCCGAGCCCTTCCACCTGGGCGACCAGGAGATCCGCATCACCGTGAGCATGGGCATCGTGCTCTCCCCCATGCCGGACCTGTCCCCCGAGGCGGTGCTGCAAAACGCCAACATCGCCATGCACCACGCCATCCGCGCCGGGGGCAACCGGATGAAGGTCTTCAACCCGCGCATGTTCCAGCTCGCGGTGGAGGCCATGACCATGGAGCGCGACCTGCGCCGGGGCATCGAGCGCGACGAGTTTTTCCTGCAATACCAGCCCATCGTCAACCTGCGCGACGACCGGCTCATCGGCTTCGAGGCCCTGGTGCGCTGGAACCACCCCCAGCGCGGGGTGCTCTCCCCGGGGCTGTTCATCCCCGTGGCCGAGGACTCGGGGCATATCATCGACCTGGGCCTGATCATCCTGCGCAAGGCCTGCGAGACCATGGCCCGCTGGCTGGCCCGCTACCCCGGGCAGGACCACCTGCACATGTCCGTGAACCTCTCGCCCCGGCAGTTCTCGCAGCAGAGCCTGGTGGAGCAGATCACCTGCATCCTTGAGGAATCGCACCTGGCGCCGCACCACCTCAAGCTCGAGATCACCGAATCGACCATCATGGACAACGCCGAGGGCGCCCTGTCCATGCTGCGCCGCCTCAAGACCCTGGGCATCAAGCTGTCCATCGACGACTTCGGCACGGGCTACTCTTCGCTGTCCTACCTCCAGAAGTTCCCCGTGGACACCCTCAAGGTGGACCGCTCCTTCATCTGCGACATGGCCCGCAACGCCGAGAACACGGCCATCGTCCGCGCGGTGGTGGTGCTGGCCAAGAGCATGGGCCTGGACGTGGTGGCCGAGGGCGTGGAGGAACGCGAGCAGATGACCCTGCTGCGCGGGCTGGACTGCGACAACGTGCAGGGCTTCTACCTCTCCCACCCGCTGGACCCCGACTCCGCCGACGCCCTGCTGGCCCGCTCGGCCTAG